One Flagellimonas sp. CMM7 genomic region harbors:
- a CDS encoding zinc ribbon domain-containing protein, translated as MAKKKENTVEEKLRALYDLQLIDSRVDEIRNVRGELPLEVQDLEDEVLGLKTRMDKLKTDVETVNFEIAAKKNLIEESKTLIKKYAEQQKNVRNSREFNSLSKEVEFQELEIQLAEKNIKEFKAQIDQKKEVISDTKEKLSERDGHLKHKKSELDAILAETEKEEKALLKKSEEFEEKIEERLIQAYKRIRHNVKNGLAVVPVERGASGGSFFTIPPQVQVEIASRKKIITDEHSGRILVDPQLAEEEQERMQGMFAKI; from the coding sequence ATGGCGAAAAAAAAGGAAAACACCGTGGAGGAGAAATTAAGAGCGCTGTATGATTTACAGTTAATTGATTCCCGGGTTGATGAAATACGCAATGTTAGAGGGGAATTACCTCTAGAAGTTCAAGATTTGGAAGATGAGGTATTAGGTCTTAAAACCCGTATGGACAAATTAAAAACAGACGTAGAGACTGTTAATTTTGAAATTGCGGCTAAGAAGAATCTTATTGAAGAGTCCAAGACACTTATTAAGAAATATGCTGAACAGCAGAAGAATGTAAGAAATAGTCGTGAATTTAATTCTTTAAGCAAAGAAGTTGAGTTCCAAGAATTGGAAATTCAATTAGCTGAAAAAAATATAAAGGAGTTCAAAGCTCAAATAGATCAGAAAAAAGAAGTTATCTCTGATACCAAAGAGAAATTATCAGAAAGAGATGGACACCTAAAGCACAAGAAAAGTGAATTGGATGCTATTCTTGCCGAAACTGAAAAAGAGGAAAAGGCTCTTTTGAAAAAATCTGAGGAGTTTGAAGAAAAAATCGAAGAACGTCTAATACAGGCTTACAAGAGAATTCGCCATAACGTAAAAAATGGTTTGGCTGTTGTTCCTGTTGAGAGAGGAGCATCTGGTGGTTCTTTCTTTACCATACCTCCTCAAGTGCAGGTAGAGATTGCTTCAAGAAAGAAAATCATAACCGATGAGCATAGTGGAAGGATTTTAGTAGATCCTCAGCTTGCAGAAGAAGAACAAGAAAGAATG
- a CDS encoding Nif3-like dinuclear metal center hexameric protein produces MTVKDITKILEELAPLSHAEEFDNVGLLVGNYDMNVKGILVTLDTLENVVDEAIKKDCNLIVSFHPIIFMGLKKLTGVNYVERVVLKAIANNIAIYSMHTALDNSNMGVNAKICEVLGINNPKILIPKKGTIKKLTTYAPLANADAVKSALFKAGAGEIGKYSNCSFSTDGDGSFKAGVDANPTIGKIGETHFEKEVQINMIFSFEKEKSIISSLFENHPYEEIAYEIATLENTNQNIGMGMFGILDVEMDESAFLQMVKKRMNASVVRHSNLLGKKVKKVAVLGGSGAFAISAAKKADVDVFITSDLKYHQFYEAEDQLVLADIGHFETEQFTKDLLVDYLIKKIPNFAISLSESITNPIKYL; encoded by the coding sequence ATGACCGTAAAGGATATTACAAAAATACTGGAAGAACTTGCTCCATTGTCCCATGCAGAAGAATTTGATAACGTGGGATTACTTGTTGGCAACTATGACATGAATGTAAAAGGCATCTTAGTTACTTTGGACACACTTGAGAACGTTGTGGATGAAGCTATTAAGAAGGACTGTAATTTGATTGTAAGTTTTCACCCCATTATTTTTATGGGGCTTAAAAAACTAACTGGAGTCAATTATGTGGAAAGGGTAGTTTTAAAAGCTATAGCCAATAATATTGCAATCTACAGCATGCATACGGCTTTGGATAACAGTAACATGGGTGTAAACGCCAAAATCTGTGAGGTCTTGGGCATTAACAACCCAAAAATTCTCATACCCAAAAAAGGGACAATTAAAAAATTGACCACTTATGCTCCTTTAGCCAATGCCGATGCTGTTAAGTCTGCCCTGTTCAAGGCTGGCGCTGGAGAAATTGGCAAATACAGCAATTGTAGCTTTAGTACGGATGGTGACGGCAGTTTTAAGGCCGGGGTTGATGCCAACCCAACAATTGGTAAAATAGGGGAAACTCATTTTGAAAAGGAAGTTCAAATCAATATGATTTTTTCATTTGAAAAAGAGAAATCCATAATATCAAGTCTTTTTGAAAACCACCCTTATGAAGAAATAGCATATGAAATTGCCACGTTAGAAAATACCAACCAAAATATTGGTATGGGAATGTTTGGAATTCTTGATGTTGAAATGGATGAAAGTGCTTTTCTTCAAATGGTTAAGAAAAGAATGAACGCTTCGGTTGTTAGGCACTCCAATTTACTTGGTAAAAAAGTAAAAAAAGTAGCTGTACTAGGCGGTAGCGGTGCATTCGCAATTTCCGCGGCCAAAAAAGCAGATGTAGATGTTTTTATAACTTCGGACCTAAAATATCATCAGTTTTACGAAGCAGAGGATCAATTGGTACTTGCAGATATTGGGCACTTTGAAACTGAGCAGTTTACAAAAGACTTATTAGTTGATTATCTTATCAAAAAAATTCCTAATTTTGCAATCTCGTTATCGGAAAGTATAACAAATCCCATCAAGTATTTATAA